In Nonomuraea muscovyensis, one genomic interval encodes:
- a CDS encoding DUF5682 family protein: MSPFGALREQLLGAAASFADAPAAVPEILTGLVDDVDRALREELEIFPVCHHSPASALAMARRLREKQPKVIYLELCEDLGPLLGELRNCRLPVALQAFATDLDGFPAGWGPLSVVAPITEASAEYQAIAYALETPGVELVLVDRSSDHVFQAQPREEESAYAAGEEAGLHGDAVGIEIGDLRPRFAELEEHLLHHGKVRHWSEWWDQYVEQPLADADYDTYRQVMVLIGSLFRRLTPEKGDRLARDEERERHMWTRMREHLAATEADPAHCLYVCGAFHAASRVEEFGLSGRAGYEITPRTATRWLYGLIPSSHSAIEAQFGLASGSVSIAGATWAKAVSRGGVRPYRLDGQQGARTKRAKAAPPAPAAEPVTDKLSGFLSRPPELDGVDEAELLGWCVDIVRLARRNGYLASTADAIAVYETSILLAGMRNRVRPTPYDFQDAAVTCIEKDSVPGRRDVRHLCEILLGGDRIGQVGYDALPPLARDVYDRLEPLGLDLGKRTVQRALLNLDAEPHLEPCSHLLWMLRYLLPDGAVRPIMGSRRLGERSIQESWDLTIGQHQRAVIELGYEGVTVEQVLEQRLRRAVWDPKATAATALSAVEDSILFLGSRRFTDELGARAVELLSAERTVDDAPEVLRRIRRLLAHYRATEPELPAWCAAFVTGGYAHYCTLLPSAFVADDTGVRQVGAMLGFLFTMEGLALSLGCDRAQLELAVQQSHPEAPAKVALLWAARSQLGLLPLADLRARCDELLANPLVIPSFPLYITGFVQALESVPSLGPFVVEVISKAFARLPDSVLLPWLPKLITTLRREAAELVPVLVREAGRTFPAALGELDTWAAPWTATRPTPAAVPVGAAPAGPANTLLAAHPAACDAVAALLGCDGAWATAEAAPASGAAGDLLSRHPATAAAVATLLGA; the protein is encoded by the coding sequence ATGAGCCCGTTCGGCGCCCTGCGCGAACAGCTCCTCGGCGCGGCGGCGAGCTTCGCCGACGCCCCGGCCGCGGTGCCGGAGATCCTCACCGGCCTGGTCGACGACGTCGACCGGGCGCTGCGCGAGGAGCTGGAGATCTTCCCGGTCTGCCACCACTCGCCCGCCTCCGCCCTCGCCATGGCCCGGCGGCTGCGCGAGAAGCAGCCGAAGGTCATCTACCTGGAGCTGTGCGAGGACCTCGGGCCGCTGCTCGGCGAACTGCGCAACTGCCGCCTGCCGGTGGCGCTGCAGGCGTTCGCGACCGACCTCGACGGCTTCCCCGCCGGGTGGGGGCCGCTCAGCGTGGTGGCGCCCATCACCGAGGCTTCGGCCGAGTACCAGGCCATCGCGTACGCCCTGGAGACCCCGGGCGTCGAGCTGGTGCTGGTGGACCGCTCGTCCGACCACGTCTTCCAGGCGCAGCCCCGCGAGGAGGAGAGCGCCTACGCCGCCGGCGAGGAGGCCGGCCTGCACGGCGACGCCGTCGGCATCGAGATCGGCGACCTGCGCCCCCGCTTCGCCGAGCTGGAGGAGCACCTGCTCCACCACGGCAAGGTCCGCCACTGGTCCGAATGGTGGGACCAGTACGTCGAGCAGCCGCTCGCGGACGCCGACTACGACACCTACCGCCAGGTCATGGTGCTGATCGGCAGCCTCTTCCGCCGCCTGACCCCCGAGAAGGGCGACCGGCTGGCCCGCGACGAGGAACGCGAGCGCCACATGTGGACCCGCATGCGCGAGCACCTCGCCGCCACCGAGGCCGACCCCGCCCACTGCCTGTACGTGTGCGGCGCCTTCCACGCCGCCAGCCGGGTCGAGGAGTTCGGCCTGTCGGGCAGGGCCGGCTACGAGATCACCCCCAGGACGGCCACGCGCTGGCTGTACGGCCTCATCCCGTCCAGCCACTCGGCCATCGAGGCGCAGTTCGGGCTCGCCTCCGGCTCGGTGTCCATCGCCGGCGCCACCTGGGCCAAGGCCGTCTCGCGCGGCGGCGTGCGACCGTACCGGCTGGACGGCCAGCAGGGCGCCCGCACGAAGAGGGCCAAGGCCGCGCCGCCCGCCCCGGCGGCGGAGCCCGTCACCGACAAGCTGTCGGGCTTCCTGTCCAGACCGCCCGAGCTGGACGGCGTCGACGAGGCCGAACTCCTCGGCTGGTGCGTGGACATCGTCCGGCTGGCGCGCCGCAACGGCTACCTGGCCAGCACGGCCGACGCCATCGCCGTGTACGAGACGTCCATCCTGCTCGCCGGGATGCGCAACCGGGTCCGGCCCACGCCGTACGACTTCCAGGACGCGGCCGTCACCTGCATCGAGAAGGACAGCGTCCCCGGCCGACGCGACGTGCGCCACCTGTGCGAGATCCTGCTCGGCGGCGACCGGATCGGCCAGGTCGGCTACGACGCGCTGCCGCCGCTGGCCCGCGACGTCTACGACCGGCTGGAGCCGCTCGGCCTCGACCTGGGCAAGCGCACCGTCCAGCGGGCCCTGCTGAACCTCGACGCCGAGCCCCACCTCGAACCCTGCTCCCACCTGCTGTGGATGCTGCGCTACCTGCTGCCCGACGGTGCCGTGCGCCCCATCATGGGCTCGCGGCGGCTCGGCGAACGCTCCATCCAGGAGAGCTGGGATCTGACGATCGGCCAGCACCAGCGGGCCGTCATCGAGCTGGGCTACGAGGGCGTCACCGTCGAGCAGGTGCTGGAGCAGCGCCTGCGCCGCGCCGTCTGGGACCCCAAGGCGACCGCCGCCACCGCGCTGTCGGCCGTCGAGGACTCCATCCTGTTCCTCGGCAGCCGCCGCTTCACCGACGAGCTGGGCGCGCGGGCCGTGGAGCTGCTGTCCGCCGAGCGGACCGTGGACGACGCCCCCGAGGTGCTGCGCCGCATCCGGCGGCTGCTCGCCCACTACCGCGCCACCGAGCCGGAGCTGCCCGCCTGGTGCGCGGCGTTCGTGACCGGCGGCTACGCCCACTACTGCACCCTGCTGCCGTCCGCGTTCGTCGCCGACGACACCGGGGTCCGGCAGGTGGGCGCCATGCTCGGGTTCCTGTTCACGATGGAGGGCCTGGCGCTGTCGCTCGGCTGCGACCGCGCCCAGCTCGAACTGGCCGTCCAGCAGTCGCACCCCGAGGCGCCCGCCAAGGTGGCGCTGCTGTGGGCGGCCAGGTCGCAGCTCGGCCTGCTGCCGCTCGCCGACCTGCGGGCCCGCTGCGACGAGCTGCTCGCCAACCCGCTCGTCATCCCGTCGTTCCCGCTCTACATCACGGGCTTCGTGCAGGCGCTGGAGTCGGTGCCGTCGCTCGGGCCGTTCGTGGTGGAGGTCATCTCCAAGGCGTTCGCGCGGCTGCCCGACTCCGTGCTGCTGCCCTGGCTGCCCAAGCTCATCACCACCCTCCGCAGGGAGGCGGCCGAGCTGGTGCCGGTCCTGGTGCGCGAGGCGGGCCGCACGTTCCCCGCCGCGCTCGGCGAGCTGGACACCTGGGCCGCGCCGTGGACGGCCACCCGGCCCACGCCTGCGGCGGTCCCGGTGGGGGCCGCCCCTGCCGGGCCGGCGAACACGCTCCTGGCCGCCCACCCGGCCGCCTGCGACGCCGTCGCCGCGCTCCTCGGCTGCGACGGCGCCTGGGCCACCGCGGAGGCGGCGCCCGCCTCCGGCGCGGCCGGCGACCTCCTGTCCCGCCACCCCGCCACGGCTGCCGCCGTCGCGACCCTGCTCGGCGCCTGA
- a CDS encoding ATP-binding protein: protein MMTEMLRAPAEVKYADELDWLESIDDGPKPFSWRLSPRMVRLFILGSERADGLDREIPQKWFGDRSFVERSIVTLASDRGLLLIGDPGTGKSWLAELLAAAICRNSTLVVQGTAGTTEDHIKYSWNVSMVIAKGQSRASMIPSPIMTAMEGGVIGRFEELTRSTSDVQDALISILSEKYVSIPELDDDNIVFAQPGFSIIATANSRDRGVNDLSSALKRRFNFVRIPVVTNKRSEAEIVRFRTTELLRRHRIELDVPPTLLDILLQSFADLRAASASASSDDERLESALSTAEQIGVLEDAILHSQFFGDRALSAHTLGGSLVGSLARRTPEDLAILNKYWHGVVEPRSKKDGGEWPDFLEGGRQAISTLS from the coding sequence CTGATGACCGAGATGCTGCGTGCCCCCGCAGAGGTGAAGTACGCCGACGAACTCGACTGGCTGGAGTCGATCGACGACGGCCCCAAGCCGTTCTCGTGGCGGCTCAGCCCCCGCATGGTGCGACTGTTCATCCTCGGGTCCGAGCGCGCCGACGGGCTCGACCGGGAGATCCCGCAGAAGTGGTTCGGTGACCGCAGCTTCGTCGAGCGCAGCATCGTCACCCTCGCCTCCGACCGTGGCCTGCTGCTGATCGGCGACCCCGGCACCGGCAAGAGCTGGCTCGCAGAGCTGCTCGCCGCCGCCATCTGCCGCAACTCCACCCTCGTCGTCCAGGGCACGGCCGGCACCACCGAGGACCACATCAAGTACTCGTGGAACGTCTCCATGGTCATCGCCAAGGGGCAGTCGCGCGCGTCGATGATCCCCTCGCCCATCATGACCGCGATGGAAGGCGGCGTGATCGGCCGGTTCGAGGAGCTGACCCGCTCCACCAGCGACGTGCAGGACGCCCTCATCTCCATCCTGTCGGAGAAGTACGTCTCCATCCCCGAGCTCGACGACGACAACATCGTCTTCGCCCAGCCCGGCTTCTCCATCATCGCCACCGCCAACAGCCGCGACCGCGGCGTCAACGACCTGTCCTCGGCCCTGAAGCGGCGCTTCAACTTCGTCCGCATCCCCGTGGTGACGAACAAGCGCAGCGAGGCGGAGATCGTCCGCTTCCGCACCACCGAGCTGCTGCGCCGCCACCGCATCGAGCTGGACGTGCCGCCGACCCTGCTCGACATCCTGCTGCAGAGCTTCGCCGACCTGCGGGCCGCGTCCGCCTCGGCCTCCAGCGACGACGAGCGGCTGGAGTCGGCGCTGTCCACCGCCGAGCAGATCGGCGTGCTGGAGGACGCCATCCTGCACAGCCAGTTCTTCGGCGACCGCGCGCTGAGCGCCCACACCCTCGGCGGCTCGCTGGTCGGCTCGCTGGCCCGGCGCACCCCCGAGGACCTGGCCATCCTCAACAAGTACTGGCACGGCGTCGTCGAGCCGCGCAGCAAGAAGGACGGCGGCGAGTGGCCCGACTTCCTCGAAGGCGGCCGCCAGGCGATCTCCACGCTGTCATGA
- a CDS encoding MSMEG_6728 family protein translates to MATRRRDGERMQTFLPFPDFTRCAEVLDPLRLGKQRVEALQILRALTVPGYGWRHHPAVRMWAGYEEALARYGLDVCHHWCSIGRTDTCAETIARDLAARCDRHTIRTQPALETAGELPPWLGDDALHRSHRSALLRKAPDFYGPRFTPLFGPEPDDLPYVWPPSDRPPACLPGRRFG, encoded by the coding sequence ATGGCGACACGACGGCGAGACGGCGAGCGGATGCAAACATTCCTGCCCTTCCCCGACTTCACGCGATGCGCCGAGGTTCTCGACCCGCTGCGCCTCGGCAAGCAGCGGGTCGAGGCCCTGCAGATCCTGCGCGCCCTCACCGTCCCGGGCTACGGCTGGCGCCACCACCCGGCCGTCCGCATGTGGGCCGGCTACGAGGAGGCCCTGGCTCGTTACGGCCTCGACGTGTGCCACCACTGGTGCTCCATCGGCCGCACCGACACCTGCGCCGAGACCATCGCCCGCGACCTGGCCGCCCGCTGCGACCGGCACACCATCCGCACCCAGCCCGCCCTGGAGACGGCCGGCGAACTACCCCCGTGGCTCGGCGACGACGCCCTGCACCGCAGCCACCGCTCCGCCCTCCTCCGTAAGGCCCCCGACTTCTACGGCCCCCGCTTCACCCCTCTCTTCGGCCCCGAACCCGACGACCTGCCCTACGTCTGGCCCCCTTCCGACCGCCCCCCGGCCTGCCTTCCCGGCCGCCGGTTCGGGTGA